A stretch of Lepidochelys kempii isolate rLepKem1 chromosome 14, rLepKem1.hap2, whole genome shotgun sequence DNA encodes these proteins:
- the LOC140897506 gene encoding zinc finger protein RFP-like, protein MAAENPVKSLQEEATCPVCLEYFREPVTLECGHNFCRACIAQCWVGSDTAASCPQCRETVQQRNLRPNRQLANVVEIAKRLSLQAAKGARGDGVCGEHQEALKLFCEEDQTPICVICRESRAHRAHMVVPLQEAAQEYKDKIQAHLQTLREEREKLLGFKEAGEKRGQEYLKQTETKRQKIVSEFQKLRWFLEEQERLLLAQLDKLDEEIVKIQNENVSKLSKQISHLSDLISEMEGKGQKPASEFLQDVRSILSRCEKGKFQQAMEISTELEVRLSGFPQKTIAVMETLRKFKDTLLSALETPRGEPLGAHRQVNVTLDPDTAHPILILSEDRKSVRWGDTRQHLPKNPGRFDSDPCVLGCEGFTSGRHCWEVEVGDGRFWAVGVARESVRRKGGISCSPEEGIWAVRRWWGQFRALTSPVTPLPLSRVPSRIRVCLDCDRRQVIFIDAGDGAPIFTFPPASFNRERIRPWLQVWDPDTQLRLCS, encoded by the exons ATGGCTGCAGAGAACCCCGTGAAAAGTCTCCAGGAGGAAGCGACATGTCCCGTCTGTCTGGAGTATTTCAGAGAACCTGTCACTCTGGAGTGTGGGCACAATTTCTGCCGAGCCTGCATCGCCCAGTGCTGGGTGGGATCCGATACAGCCGCCTcctgccctcagtgcagagaAACTGTGCAACAGAGAAACCTCAGGCCCAACAGGCAGCTGGCAAATGTTGTAGAAATCGCCAAACGGCTGAGTTTACAGGCAGCGAAAGGAGCAAGAGGGGACGGGGTGTGTGGGGAACACCAGGAGGCTTTGAAACTGTTCTGTGAAGAGGATCAAACCCCCATCTGTGTGATCTGCAGAGAGTCCCGGGCTCACCGCGCTCACATGGTGGTTCCCTTACAGGAAGCTGCCCAGGAGTACAAG GACAAAATCCAGGCCCATTTGCAGActctgagggaagagagagaaaagctgctGGGATTTAAAGAGGCTGGAGAGAAGAGAGGCCAGGAGTATCTG AAACAGACAGAAACAAAGAGGCAGAAGATTGTGTCTGAATTTCAGAAACTACGGTGGTTCCTGGAGGAACAAGAACGACTCCTGCTGGCCCAGCTGGACAAGCTGGATGAGGAGATTGTGAAGATACAGAATGAAAATGTCAGTAAGCTTTCGAAGCAGATTTCCCATCTCAGTGATTTGATCAgtgagatggaggggaagggtCAGAAGCCAGCGAGtgaattcctgcag gATGTCAGAAGCATCTTGAGCAG GTGTGAGAAGGGGAAGTTCCAGCAGGCAATGGAAATTTCTACTGAACTGGAAGTGAGACTCAGTGGTTTCCCCCAGAAAACTATTGCTGTAATGGAGACTTTGAGGAAGTTCAAAG ACACTCTGCTGTCTGCACTGGAGACACCAAGAGGGGAACCCCTCGGAGCACACAGACAGG TGAATGTGACTCTGGATCCTGACACGGCTCATCCCATCCTCATCCTGTCTGAGGATCGGAAAAGTGTGAGATGGGGAGACACACGCCAGCATCTGCCCAAAAACCCTGGAAGATTTGACTCTGATCCctgtgtgctgggctgtgagggattCACCTCAGGGAGACattgctgggaggtggaggtgggggatgggCGATTCTGGGCCGTGGGGGTGGCCAGGGAATCtgtgaggaggaagggagggatcagcTGTAGCCCTGAGGAGGGGATCTGGGCTGTGCGGCGGTGGTGGGGTCAGTTCCGGGCTCTCACCTCCCCTGTGACCCCCCTGCCCCTGAGCCGGGTCCCCAGCAGGATCCGGGTTTGTCTGGACTGTGACCGGAGGCAGGTGATATTTATCGATGCTGGTGATGGGGCCCCAATCTTCACTTTCCCCCCAGCCTCATTCAATCGGGAGAGAATCCGACCCTGGCTACAGGTCTGggacccagacacccagctcagATTGTGTTCctga
- the LOC140898403 gene encoding zinc finger protein RFP-like: MAATNPAKTLQDEMTCPICLEYFKDPVSLDCDHSFCKACITQCWWGFATDIACPQCREIFPERNLRPNRQLRNIVEAARELRLQTGRESGPERLCEKHKEPLKLFCKEDEIRICLVCDRSKEHTVIPAEEAAEEFKEKIQAHLNTLREEREKLLGCKMSGEKRSQEYLRKTGTERRKIVSEFQQLRQFLEEQERLLWAQLEKLEKEVMRIRRESVTKLSEEISRLSELISEMEGMCQKPVSEFLQDVRSTLSRCEKGKFQQPVEISPKQDKRLSDFSQKTLALMETLRKFKDTLPSALETRRGEPVRAHRQVNVTLDPDTAQSQLILSEDRKSVRRGDTRQRLPNNPERFDTEPCVLGCEGFTSGRHCWEVEVVGGTGWAVGVAREAVGRKGAISRRPDRGIWAVARWPGQFLALTSPVTPLPLSWAPSRIRVCLDCDRGQVTFIDAGDEAPLFTFPLGSVLGERIRPWLRVGWKSQLRLCP, encoded by the exons ATGGCTGCTACAAATCCAGCAAAAACTCTCCAGGACGAAATGACCTGTCCCATCTGTCTGGAGTATTTTAAAGATCCGGTGTCTCTAGACTGTGATCACAGTTTCTGCAAAGCCTGCATCACCCAGTGTTGGTGGGGATTCGCTACGGACATCGcctgccctcagtgcagagagaTCTTTCCCGAGAGGAACCTCCGGCCGAACAGGCAGCTCAGGAATAttgtggaagcagccagagaactCAGGTTGCAGACAGGGAGGGAATCAGGaccagagagactgtgtgagaaACACAAGGAGCCTCTCAAACTCTTCTGCAAAGAGGACGAAATCCGCATCTGCCTGGTGTGTGACAGATCCAAGGAGCACACCGtgattcctgctgaagaagctgccGAAGAATTCAAG GAAAAGATTCAGGCCCATTTGAATActctgagggaagagagagaaaagctccTGGGATGTAAAATGAGTGGAGAAAAGAGAAGCCAGGAATATCTG AGAAAGACAGGAACCGAGAGGCGGAAGATTGTGTCTGAATTTCAGCAACTGCGGCAGTTCCTGGAAGAACAAGAGCGACTCCTGTGGGCCCAGCTTGAGAAGCTGGAAAAGGAGGTTATGAGGATACGGAGGGAAAGTGTCACTAAACTCTCTGAAGAGATTTCGCGTCTCAGTGAGCTGATCAGTGAGATGGAGGGCATGTGTCAGAAGCCAGTGAGtgaattcctgcag gATGTCAGAAGCACCCTGAGCAG GTGTGAGAAAGGGAAGTTCCAGCAGCCAGTGGAGATTTCTCCTAAACAGGATAAGAGACTCAGTGATTTCTCCCAGAAGACTCTTGCTCTAATGGAGACTCTGAGAAAGTTCAAAG ACACTCTGCCGTCTGCACTGGAAACAAGAAGAGGGGAACCTGTACGAGCACACAGACAGG tgaatgtgactctggatccagacacggctcAGTCCCAACTCATCCTGTCTGAGGATCGGAAAAGCGTGAGACGAGGAGACACACGCCAGCGACTGCCCAACAACCCTGAGAGATTTGACACTGagccctgtgtgctgggctgtgagggattCACCTCGGGGAGACattgctgggaggtggaggtggtgggtgggacaggctgggctgtgggggtggccagagaggctgtggggaggaagggagcgaTCAGCCGTAGACCTGACAGAGGGATCTGGGCTGTGGCACGGTGGCCGGGTCAGTTCCTTGCTCTCACCTCCCCTGTGACCCCCCTGCCCCTGAGCTGGGCCCCCAGCAGGATCCGGGTTTGTCTGGACTGTGACCGGGGGCAGGTGACATTTATCGATGCTGGTGACGAGGCCCCGCTTTTCACTTTCCCACTGGGCTCCGTCCTTGGGGAGAGAATCCGCCCCTGGCTCCGGGTGGGGTGGAAATCCCAGCTCAGACTGTGTCCCTGA